One Staphylococcus simiae genomic region harbors:
- the amaP gene encoding alkaline shock response membrane anchor protein AmaP, translating to MKRLKNFILGLLIVVIVGFLLFMYIQDSRITEYQDYFLQFNWFQPLLITLAALLILIGLILVFSIFKPTHRKPGLYKEYDDGHIYVSRKAVEKSAYDTITKYDQVRQPNVVAKLYNKKDKSYIDIKADFFVPNDVQVQSLTETIREDVKNNVEHFTELPVRKLEVNVRDQKTSGPRVL from the coding sequence GTGAAACGACTTAAAAACTTTATCCTTGGCTTATTAATCGTAGTTATCGTTGGTTTCCTATTATTTATGTATATTCAAGATAGTCGTATTACAGAGTATCAAGACTATTTCTTGCAATTCAACTGGTTCCAACCATTACTTATTACGTTAGCAGCATTGCTAATTTTAATAGGTCTAATACTGGTATTTAGTATCTTCAAACCTACACATCGAAAACCTGGACTTTATAAAGAATATGACGATGGTCATATTTATGTATCACGTAAAGCAGTTGAAAAGTCTGCTTATGACACAATTACTAAATATGATCAAGTTAGACAACCGAATGTTGTCGCAAAACTTTATAACAAGAAAGACAAATCTTATATCGACATTAAAGCTGATTTCTTCGTGCCAAATGATGTACAAGTTCAATCATTAACAGAAACGATTCGTGAAGATGTAAAAAATAATGTTGAACATTTTACAGAATTACCGGTACGCAAGTTAGAAGTTAATGTAAGAGATCAGAAAACTTCTGGTCCTCGAGTGTTGTAA
- a CDS encoding BCCT family transporter, translating to MKSNSVSKVFWVALAICTLFVVYGAVLPKQLETVTQQITSFIALHFSWYYLLLVLAILIVCVYILFSRYASITLGEEGEDPEFSLPSWFAMLFSAGMGIGLVFWTTAEPISHAFKMTPIHKAGTQSAINDAMQFSFFHWGIHAWAVYGIVALVFAYFSFHKGYPGLVSATLVPIFGEKAMRGPIGGAIDVLAVIATVTGVAATLGFGALQINEGLHFLFNVPSNFTMQVILIVVATILFTWSAWSGIDKGIKILSNINMALAFVVLLGLFIVGPTLYILNTFTNGLGNYIANFFSMSLRIPSGGEKFQWLQNWTIFYWAWWISWAPFVGIFIARVSKGRTIKEFILGVLFVPAVVCFIFFAVFGASAIYLQDHHIANIAKEATETATFAVLEHYPLGFILSLLTLVVIMIFFVTSADSATYVLGMLSSKGDINPASFVKVSWGVIMALFAIIMIYTGGTQAIQNLLIIAALPFSLVIIVMIWSLLKSLSEEKPRSSQKVLIKHRDADILQYKTSQEINKE from the coding sequence ATGAAATCAAATTCAGTAAGTAAAGTATTTTGGGTAGCGTTAGCTATTTGTACCTTATTTGTTGTTTATGGGGCTGTATTACCGAAACAACTTGAAACAGTGACGCAACAGATTACGTCATTTATTGCTTTACATTTTTCATGGTATTATCTATTACTTGTTTTAGCCATACTTATTGTATGTGTCTATATCTTATTTTCTAGATATGCCTCAATAACTTTAGGAGAAGAAGGAGAAGATCCGGAATTTTCATTACCATCATGGTTTGCGATGCTATTTAGTGCTGGAATGGGCATAGGGCTTGTATTTTGGACTACAGCCGAGCCAATTAGTCATGCTTTTAAAATGACACCGATACATAAAGCTGGTACACAATCAGCAATTAACGATGCGATGCAGTTTTCATTCTTCCATTGGGGCATACACGCTTGGGCTGTCTACGGCATTGTGGCATTAGTGTTTGCTTATTTTAGTTTCCATAAAGGCTATCCAGGACTCGTTAGTGCTACCTTAGTGCCTATTTTTGGTGAAAAAGCAATGCGTGGACCTATCGGCGGAGCCATTGACGTCTTAGCTGTCATTGCAACAGTCACTGGTGTTGCAGCTACACTTGGATTTGGTGCGTTACAAATCAATGAAGGATTACATTTCTTATTTAATGTGCCTAGTAATTTTACAATGCAAGTCATCTTAATTGTAGTAGCAACGATTCTTTTTACTTGGTCAGCATGGTCGGGTATTGATAAAGGTATCAAAATATTAAGTAACATTAATATGGCTTTAGCTTTTGTTGTGTTATTGGGTCTATTTATCGTTGGTCCAACATTGTATATATTAAATACCTTTACGAATGGTTTAGGGAATTATATTGCTAATTTCTTTAGTATGAGTTTAAGAATTCCTTCTGGCGGTGAAAAGTTCCAATGGCTACAAAATTGGACCATTTTCTACTGGGCATGGTGGATATCATGGGCACCATTTGTTGGTATTTTTATTGCTCGTGTTTCAAAAGGTAGAACCATAAAAGAATTTATCCTTGGCGTGTTATTTGTACCAGCCGTCGTATGTTTTATCTTTTTCGCAGTATTTGGTGCATCAGCAATATACTTACAAGATCATCATATTGCTAATATTGCTAAAGAAGCGACTGAAACGGCAACGTTCGCAGTATTAGAACATTATCCATTAGGCTTTATACTTAGTCTTTTAACTTTAGTAGTTATTATGATTTTCTTTGTCACTTCTGCGGATTCTGCGACTTATGTTTTAGGAATGTTAAGTTCTAAGGGTGATATCAATCCAGCTTCATTCGTTAAAGTAAGTTGGGGTGTCATAATGGCGCTATTTGCTATAATTATGATTTATACAGGTGGTACGCAAGCAATACAAAATTTATTAATTATAGCAGCACTGCCATTCTCCTTAGTTATTATCGTCATGATTTGGTCGTTACTCAAGTCATTAAGTGAAGAAAAGCCACGCTCAAGTCAAAAAGTATTAATTAAACATCGTGATGCCGATATTTTACAATACAAAACATCACAAGAAATTAACAAAGAATAA
- a CDS encoding lactose-specific PTS transporter subunit EIIC: MMHKLIAQIEKGKPFFEKLSRNIYLRAIRDGFISAMPVILFSSIFLLIAYVPNIFGFKWDKGMEAILMKPYNYTMGLVALLVAGTTAKSLTDSYNRKLESTNQINFISTMLAAICGFLFLASDPAKDGGFLSAFMGTKGLLTAFLSAFVTVIVYNFCVKRNLTIKMPKEVPPNISQVFKDLIPFAIVILILYGLDLLIRGLFQSNVAEGIVKLFEPLFTAADGWIGITIIFGAFALFWFVGIHGPSIVEPAIAAITYANVEANFKLLQAGEHADKILTSGTQMFIVTMGGTGATLVVPFMFMWMTKSKRNKAIGRAAVVPTFFGVNEPILFGAPIVLNPVFFIPFVLAPIVNVWIFKIFVEVLGMNSFSVNLPWTTPGPLGIVMGTGFGLWSFVLAITLIVVDVIIYYPFLKVYDSEILDEEEGRVEGNKDLQDKVAANFDTKKADAILASNSATQTNSDGNTTSEATKTSNITEQTNVLVLCAGGGTSGLLANALNKAATDYGVPVKAAAGGYGAHMDIMKDYHLVILAPQVASNYEDIKIDTDKLGIKLAKTQGAEYIKLTRDGQAALDFVQQQFEN, encoded by the coding sequence TTGATGCATAAATTAATTGCACAAATAGAAAAAGGTAAACCTTTTTTTGAAAAATTATCGCGTAATATTTATTTGAGAGCGATTCGTGATGGCTTTATTTCAGCAATGCCAGTTATCTTATTTTCAAGTATATTCTTATTAATAGCTTATGTTCCTAATATTTTCGGTTTTAAATGGGATAAAGGTATGGAAGCTATTTTAATGAAACCATATAACTATACTATGGGGCTTGTAGCATTATTAGTAGCAGGTACAACAGCTAAGTCGTTAACAGATTCGTACAACAGAAAGCTAGAAAGCACTAATCAAATAAACTTTATATCAACAATGTTAGCTGCGATTTGTGGATTCCTATTTTTAGCATCAGATCCAGCAAAAGATGGCGGATTCTTAAGTGCTTTTATGGGAACAAAAGGGTTATTAACAGCTTTCCTATCAGCATTTGTTACAGTTATTGTTTATAACTTCTGTGTTAAACGTAATTTAACAATTAAAATGCCTAAAGAAGTACCACCAAATATTTCTCAAGTATTTAAAGACTTAATTCCATTTGCCATTGTTATTTTAATTTTATATGGCTTAGATTTATTAATTAGAGGATTATTCCAATCAAATGTTGCAGAAGGTATTGTTAAGTTATTTGAACCATTGTTCACAGCAGCAGATGGTTGGATTGGTATCACAATTATTTTCGGAGCCTTTGCATTGTTCTGGTTCGTAGGTATTCATGGGCCATCTATTGTTGAACCAGCAATTGCTGCAATTACCTATGCCAACGTTGAAGCAAACTTTAAGTTACTTCAAGCAGGTGAGCATGCAGATAAAATTTTAACATCTGGTACACAAATGTTCATCGTCACAATGGGTGGTACTGGTGCGACATTAGTCGTCCCATTCATGTTTATGTGGATGACGAAATCTAAACGTAATAAAGCGATTGGTCGTGCAGCGGTTGTTCCAACATTCTTTGGTGTCAATGAACCAATTCTTTTTGGTGCACCGATTGTCTTAAATCCAGTGTTCTTTATTCCGTTTGTCTTAGCACCGATTGTTAACGTTTGGATTTTCAAAATATTTGTTGAAGTACTAGGAATGAATAGTTTCAGTGTTAACTTACCTTGGACAACTCCAGGTCCTCTAGGTATCGTTATGGGTACTGGATTTGGCTTATGGTCATTCGTCTTAGCCATTACATTAATCGTTGTTGACGTCATTATTTATTATCCATTCCTAAAAGTATATGATAGTGAAATTTTAGATGAAGAAGAAGGTCGTGTAGAAGGAAATAAAGATTTACAAGACAAAGTAGCAGCTAATTTTGATACTAAAAAAGCTGATGCAATCTTAGCATCAAATTCTGCTACACAAACAAATAGTGATGGTAATACAACATCTGAAGCGACAAAAACGTCTAATATTACAGAACAAACGAATGTCTTAGTATTATGTGCAGGTGGAGGTACAAGTGGTCTTCTAGCTAATGCACTAAATAAAGCTGCAACTGATTATGGTGTACCAGTTAAAGCAGCAGCTGGTGGCTACGGTGCGCATATGGATATTATGAAAGATTACCATTTAGTTATTTTAGCACCACAAGTTGCATCAAACTATGAAGATATTAAGATTGATACAGATAAATTAGGTATTAAATTAGCTAAAACACAAGGTGCAGAATATATTAAATTAACTCGTGATGGTCAAGCAGCGCTTGATTTTGTGCAACAACAATTCGAAAATTAA
- a CDS encoding PTS lactose/cellobiose transporter subunit IIA, with product MNREEVQLLGFEIVAYAGDARSKFLEALTAAQAGDFAQAEALIEEGNQCIADAHRAQTSLLAKEAQGDDIAYSVTMMHGQDHLMTTILLKDLMKHLLEFYKRG from the coding sequence ATGAATAGAGAAGAAGTCCAATTATTAGGGTTTGAAATTGTAGCATACGCAGGGGATGCACGTTCTAAATTTTTAGAAGCATTAACTGCAGCACAAGCAGGAGATTTTGCACAAGCAGAAGCGCTAATTGAAGAAGGTAATCAATGTATTGCAGATGCACATAGAGCGCAAACAAGTCTATTAGCCAAAGAAGCACAAGGTGATGATATTGCTTATAGTGTCACAATGATGCATGGTCAAGACCACTTAATGACGACTATTTTATTAAAAGATTTAATGAAACATTTATTAGAATTTTATAAAAGAGGGTGA
- the lacG gene encoding 6-phospho-beta-galactosidase, translated as MTKKLPEDFIFGGATAAYQAEGATHTDGKGRVAWDTYLEENYWYTAEPASDFYHKYPVDLELSEKFGVNGIRISIAWSRIFPNGYGEVNPKGVEYYHNLFAECHKRHVEPFVTLHHFDTPEVLHSDGDFLNRQTIDYFVDYAEFCFKEFPEVKYWTTFNEIGPIGDGQYLVGKFPPGIKYDFEKVFQSHHNMMVAHARAVKLFKNGNYDGEIGVVHALPTKYPYDPSNPEDVKAAELEDIIHNKFILDATYLGKYSRETMEGVQHILSVNGGKLNITDEDYAILDAAKDLNDFLGINYYMSDWMRGFDGESEITHNSKGDKGGSKYQLKGVGQREFDVDVPRTDWDWMIYPQGLYDQIMRVVKDYPNYHKIYITENGLGYKDEFIESEKTVYDDARIDYIKQHLNAIADAIHDGANVKGYFLWSLMDVFSWSNGYEKRYGLFYVDFDTQERYPKKSAYWYKELAQSKEVK; from the coding sequence ATGACTAAAAAATTACCTGAAGATTTTATTTTTGGTGGAGCAACAGCAGCATATCAAGCTGAAGGAGCTACTCATACTGACGGTAAAGGACGCGTTGCATGGGACACATATTTGGAAGAAAATTATTGGTATACAGCAGAACCAGCAAGTGATTTCTATCATAAATATCCAGTTGATTTAGAACTAAGTGAAAAATTCGGTGTTAATGGTATTCGTATTTCAATAGCTTGGTCACGTATTTTTCCAAATGGTTATGGTGAAGTAAATCCAAAAGGTGTTGAATATTATCACAACTTATTTGCAGAATGTCATAAACGCCATGTCGAACCTTTTGTTACTTTACATCACTTTGATACACCAGAAGTATTACACTCAGACGGTGATTTCTTAAATCGTCAAACGATTGATTATTTTGTTGATTACGCTGAATTTTGTTTTAAAGAATTTCCAGAAGTGAAATATTGGACGACATTTAATGAAATTGGTCCAATTGGCGATGGACAATATTTAGTAGGTAAATTCCCACCAGGTATCAAGTATGATTTCGAAAAAGTATTCCAGTCTCATCATAATATGATGGTTGCACATGCTAGAGCAGTCAAGTTATTTAAAAATGGAAATTATGACGGAGAAATTGGCGTTGTTCATGCTTTACCAACTAAATATCCATATGATCCTTCAAATCCAGAAGACGTAAAAGCAGCAGAATTAGAAGATATTATTCATAATAAGTTTATTCTAGATGCTACGTATTTAGGTAAATATTCTCGTGAAACGATGGAAGGTGTACAACATATACTTTCTGTTAACGGTGGTAAGTTAAATATCACTGATGAAGATTATGCCATTTTAGATGCTGCCAAAGATTTAAATGACTTCTTAGGTATTAATTACTATATGAGTGATTGGATGAGAGGTTTCGATGGTGAAAGTGAAATTACGCATAATTCAAAAGGTGATAAAGGTGGTTCTAAATATCAACTAAAAGGTGTAGGTCAACGTGAATTTGATGTTGATGTCCCACGTACAGATTGGGATTGGATGATTTATCCTCAAGGTTTATATGATCAAATTATGCGCGTTGTTAAGGACTATCCAAATTATCATAAAATTTACATTACTGAAAATGGCTTAGGCTATAAAGACGAGTTTATCGAATCTGAGAAAACCGTTTATGATGATGCTAGAATTGATTATATTAAACAACATTTAAATGCTATTGCAGATGCTATCCATGATGGTGCCAATGTTAAAGGATATTTCTTATGGTCACTAATGGATGTATTCTCATGGTCAAACGGTTATGAAAAACGTTACGGATTATTCTATGTCGATTTCGATACACAAGAACGTTATCCGAAGAAAAGTGCCTATTGGTATAAAGAACTTGCACAAAGTAAAGAAGTTAAATAG
- a CDS encoding NADP-dependent oxidoreductase encodes MQNKQILFNQIPQGMPQDDTFKIEETTTPELGDNEIQVQTLYISVDPYMRGRMTKADSYVQPFELNAPIVSHIVGKVTQSNDSSFNKGDIVVGMLPWRIVNNVTAQQINKVPSTDVPLDLYLSVLGMPGQTAYHGLLDIGQPKAGETVVVSAASGAVGSVVGQIAKIKGCRVVGIAGGDEKVNYLTETLGFDAGVDYKKADFAEKLAEALPDGVDVYFENVGGVVGDEVFKHLNRFARIPVCGAISSYNHPEEDIGPRIQGTLIKKQAMMRGFLVAEFASDFKAASEQLAQWVQQGKIKSQVTVEEGFDHAPQAFRNLFTGDNFGKQVIKVTE; translated from the coding sequence ATGCAAAATAAACAAATTTTATTTAACCAAATACCTCAAGGTATGCCACAAGATGATACATTTAAAATAGAAGAAACAACTACTCCAGAATTAGGAGATAATGAAATTCAAGTACAAACTTTATATATTTCAGTAGATCCTTATATGAGAGGTCGCATGACAAAAGCTGATTCATATGTGCAACCATTTGAATTAAACGCACCTATTGTTAGTCATATCGTAGGTAAAGTAACACAATCAAATGATAGTAGCTTTAATAAAGGTGATATTGTTGTAGGTATGTTACCATGGCGAATTGTTAATAACGTAACAGCACAACAAATTAACAAAGTACCATCAACAGATGTACCATTAGACTTATATTTAAGTGTCTTAGGTATGCCAGGACAAACTGCATACCATGGTTTATTAGATATTGGTCAACCTAAAGCAGGCGAAACAGTAGTAGTTTCAGCGGCATCAGGGGCAGTAGGATCAGTAGTTGGACAAATCGCTAAGATTAAAGGCTGTCGTGTCGTTGGTATCGCTGGTGGAGATGAAAAAGTGAATTACTTAACTGAAACATTAGGTTTTGATGCTGGTGTCGATTATAAAAAAGCTGACTTTGCAGAAAAATTAGCTGAAGCATTACCAGATGGTGTTGATGTTTATTTTGAAAATGTTGGGGGCGTCGTAGGTGATGAAGTCTTTAAACATTTAAATCGCTTTGCCCGTATACCAGTATGTGGTGCTATTTCTTCATATAATCATCCAGAAGAAGACATTGGACCACGTATTCAAGGGACTTTAATTAAAAAACAAGCTATGATGCGAGGATTCTTAGTTGCTGAATTCGCAAGTGATTTTAAAGCTGCGAGTGAACAATTAGCACAGTGGGTACAACAAGGGAAAATCAAATCACAAGTCACTGTAGAAGAAGGCTTTGATCATGCGCCACAAGCATTTAGAAATTTATTTACTGGTGATAATTTTGGTAAACAAGTTATAAAAGTAACGGAATAA
- a CDS encoding alpha/beta hydrolase, with the protein MKKIWVIGTTLLAIAIIVGIIVTVVNSQKNETFKRKQHEEFINQDIPTLFLHGYGGSANSEKFMVKQAEQRGVTKDIITAKVSKEGEVSFKGKLPKDAVNPIVKVELENNKHGYLDQNAKWFKNVLTKLQQQYHIKKFNFVGHSMGNLTFAQYMKTYGDDKSLPQLNKQVNIAGTFNGVLNMNEKVNEISVDDNGKPSRMNEPYEDLMALKAIYKGKNIKVLNIYGDIQDGTHSDGRVSNSSSKSLKYLLGNSPATYHESKYTGNKAQHSQLHENKDVANELIDFLWKK; encoded by the coding sequence GTGAAAAAAATATGGGTTATAGGTACAACTTTATTAGCAATTGCAATTATAGTAGGTATTATCGTCACTGTTGTAAACAGTCAAAAAAATGAAACGTTTAAACGAAAACAGCATGAAGAATTTATTAATCAAGACATACCAACGCTATTTTTACATGGATATGGTGGTAGTGCTAATTCCGAAAAATTCATGGTAAAACAAGCAGAGCAAAGAGGTGTGACTAAAGATATCATTACGGCAAAGGTATCAAAAGAGGGTGAGGTGTCATTTAAAGGTAAATTGCCAAAAGACGCAGTAAATCCAATTGTAAAAGTTGAATTAGAAAATAATAAACATGGCTATTTAGATCAAAATGCCAAATGGTTCAAAAATGTACTGACAAAATTACAGCAACAATATCATATTAAAAAATTTAATTTTGTAGGTCATTCAATGGGTAATTTAACATTTGCACAATATATGAAAACGTATGGTGATGATAAATCATTGCCACAATTAAATAAGCAAGTGAATATTGCGGGTACGTTTAACGGTGTACTAAATATGAATGAAAAAGTAAATGAAATTTCAGTTGACGACAATGGCAAACCAAGTCGTATGAATGAACCGTATGAAGATTTAATGGCGCTTAAAGCTATTTATAAAGGTAAAAATATCAAAGTATTAAATATTTACGGTGACATACAAGATGGGACACATTCTGACGGACGTGTATCGAATAGTTCATCTAAATCATTAAAATATTTACTGGGAAATAGTCCAGCAACATATCATGAGTCAAAATATACTGGTAACAAAGCACAACATAGCCAATTACATGAAAATAAGGATGTAGCAAACGAATTAATTGATTTTTTATGGAAAAAATAA
- the lacD gene encoding tagatose-bisphosphate aldolase has translation MAKSSQKIQSIEQLSNHEGVISALAFDQRGALKRMMAKHQTEEPTVEQIEQLKVLVAEELTQYASSILLDPEYGLPASEARNKDCGLLLAYEKTGYDVNAKGRLPDCLVDWSAKRLKEQGANAVKFLLYYDVDDSEEINIQKKAYIERIGSECVAEDIPFFLEVLTYDDNIPDNGSVEFAKVKPRKVNEAMKLFSEPRFNVDVLKVEVPVNMKYVEGFAEGEVVYSKEEAAQHFKAQDAATNLPYIYLSAGVSAELFQETLKFAHEAGAKFNGVLCGRATWSGAVQVYIEQGEQAAREWLRTTGFKNIDDLNKVLKDTATSWKLRN, from the coding sequence ATGGCAAAATCTAGTCAAAAAATTCAATCAATTGAACAATTAAGTAATCACGAAGGTGTCATTTCAGCATTAGCTTTTGACCAACGTGGTGCATTAAAACGTATGATGGCTAAGCATCAAACTGAAGAACCAACTGTCGAACAAATTGAACAATTAAAAGTCTTAGTCGCAGAAGAATTAACACAATATGCTTCTTCAATTTTATTGGATCCAGAATATGGTTTACCAGCTTCAGAAGCACGTAATAAAGATTGCGGTCTACTATTAGCATATGAAAAAACTGGTTATGACGTAAATGCTAAAGGACGTTTACCAGACTGTTTAGTAGACTGGTCAGCGAAACGTTTAAAAGAGCAAGGTGCAAATGCTGTTAAATTCCTACTTTATTACGATGTAGATGATAGTGAAGAAATCAATATTCAAAAGAAAGCATATATTGAGAGAATTGGTTCAGAATGTGTAGCAGAAGATATTCCATTTTTCTTAGAAGTGTTAACTTATGATGACAATATTCCGGATAATGGCAGTGTTGAATTTGCTAAAGTTAAACCTAGAAAAGTAAACGAAGCGATGAAATTATTCTCAGAACCACGTTTTAATGTTGATGTCTTAAAAGTCGAAGTACCAGTAAATATGAAATATGTTGAAGGATTTGCTGAAGGTGAAGTGGTTTATAGCAAAGAAGAAGCGGCACAACATTTCAAAGCGCAAGATGCAGCTACTAACTTACCTTATATCTATTTAAGTGCAGGTGTATCAGCAGAATTATTCCAAGAAACATTAAAATTTGCACACGAAGCAGGCGCTAAATTTAACGGTGTACTATGTGGACGTGCAACATGGTCAGGTGCTGTACAAGTATACATTGAACAAGGTGAACAAGCAGCACGTGAATGGTTACGTACAACTGGATTCAAAAATATTGACGACTTAAACAAAGTATTAAAAGATACTGCCACTTCTTGGAAATTAAGAAACTAA
- a CDS encoding zinc-binding alcohol dehydrogenase family protein translates to MTMIGFEQPFKLNEGNLFKTYKQDKPMPQHNELLIKVHSISVNPVDTKQRLVPVSQKPRVLGFDAVGIIEAIGPEVTMFKVGDKVFYSGVSNLNGSNATYQIMPEVLVAKAPTTLSDEQSASLPLTGLTAYETLFDTFGISTNPMDNNGKTLLIINGAGGVGSIATQIAKRYGLTVVTTASRTESMEWSKQMGADFVLNHKEDLKVQFKERHIDSPDYIFCTFNSDMYYDTMIDLVKPRGHITTIVAFENNQDLNALKGKSITFSHEFMFTRPLYQTTDMIKLHDYLQDIATNIDEGNYQPTTTQVIDGLTTDNIYRAHQILENQSMIGKLVINVNK, encoded by the coding sequence ATGACAATGATTGGGTTTGAACAACCATTTAAGTTGAATGAAGGAAATTTGTTTAAAACGTATAAACAAGATAAACCTATGCCACAACATAATGAATTGCTTATAAAGGTACACAGTATCAGTGTTAACCCAGTAGATACCAAGCAACGCTTAGTACCAGTTTCACAAAAGCCTAGAGTGTTAGGTTTTGATGCAGTAGGTATCATTGAAGCTATTGGTCCAGAAGTAACAATGTTTAAAGTTGGAGATAAAGTTTTCTATTCTGGAGTTTCTAATCTTAATGGATCGAATGCAACGTATCAAATTATGCCAGAAGTATTAGTAGCTAAAGCACCAACAACATTATCTGATGAACAAAGTGCAAGTTTACCTTTAACAGGTCTAACAGCATATGAAACGTTATTTGATACATTTGGTATTTCTACAAATCCAATGGACAATAATGGGAAGACGCTTTTAATCATTAATGGTGCAGGTGGCGTTGGTAGCATTGCGACACAAATTGCTAAAAGGTATGGTTTAACTGTCGTTACAACAGCTTCAAGAACTGAATCAATGGAGTGGTCTAAACAAATGGGTGCGGATTTTGTGTTAAATCATAAAGAAGACTTAAAAGTACAATTTAAGGAGCGCCATATCGATTCACCTGACTACATTTTCTGTACGTTTAATAGTGATATGTATTACGACACGATGATAGACTTAGTGAAACCACGAGGTCATATTACAACGATTGTAGCATTTGAAAATAATCAAGATTTAAACGCATTGAAAGGTAAAAGCATTACGTTTAGTCATGAATTTATGTTTACAAGACCTTTATATCAAACAACTGATATGATAAAACTTCATGACTATTTACAAGATATAGCCACTAATATAGACGAAGGTAATTATCAGCCTACAACCACACAAGTCATTGATGGATTAACTACAGATAATATTTATCGTGCTCATCAAATCTTAGAAAATCAAAGTATGATTGGTAAGTTAGTTATTAATGTCAACAAATAG
- the lacC gene encoding tagatose-6-phosphate kinase gives MILTLTLNPSVDISYPLETLTLDDVNRVEQVSKTAGGKGLNVTRVLSQLKEPVLASGFIGGELGQLIARKLDDAEVYHAFYNIKGETRNCIAILHEGQQTEILEQGPAIDSDEARGFIHHVDELLTKVQAVAISGSLPKGLSKDYYAQIIQLCQQRQIPVVLDCSGTALLAVLQQQYKPTVIKPNISELSQLLGQQVREDVESLKTALANPLFDGIEWIIVSLGANGAFAKHNKQYYRVSIPKINVLNPVGSGDSTVAGITAAVVNHDNDQTLLKKANTLGMLNAQEAQTGYVNLSNYQNLFDQIEVLEV, from the coding sequence ATGATTTTAACTTTAACTTTAAATCCATCAGTCGATATATCTTATCCACTAGAAACTCTGACATTAGACGATGTTAATCGAGTTGAACAAGTTAGTAAAACTGCTGGTGGTAAAGGTTTAAATGTTACTAGAGTATTATCTCAACTTAAAGAACCAGTACTAGCTAGTGGTTTTATTGGTGGAGAATTAGGACAACTTATCGCTAGGAAATTAGATGACGCAGAAGTGTATCACGCTTTTTATAATATCAAAGGTGAAACAAGAAATTGTATAGCAATACTTCATGAAGGACAACAAACTGAGATTTTAGAGCAAGGTCCAGCAATTGATAGTGACGAAGCAAGAGGATTCATTCACCATGTTGATGAATTATTAACAAAGGTACAGGCGGTAGCCATTTCAGGTAGTTTACCTAAAGGACTAAGCAAGGATTACTATGCTCAAATCATTCAATTATGTCAACAACGTCAAATTCCTGTAGTGCTAGATTGTTCAGGCACAGCATTACTTGCAGTGTTACAACAACAATATAAACCAACAGTAATCAAACCTAATATTTCAGAATTATCGCAATTATTAGGACAGCAAGTGCGTGAAGATGTTGAAAGTTTGAAAACGGCATTAGCAAATCCATTATTCGATGGCATTGAATGGATCATTGTCTCGTTAGGAGCCAATGGTGCTTTTGCTAAACATAATAAGCAATATTATCGCGTTTCCATTCCAAAGATTAACGTCTTAAATCCAGTTGGATCTGGTGATTCTACAGTAGCAGGTATTACTGCAGCAGTTGTTAATCATGACAATGATCAAACATTACTTAAAAAAGCAAATACATTGGGCATGTTGAATGCGCAAGAAGCACAAACAGGATATGTAAATTTATCTAATTATCAAAATCTATTTGATCAAATAGAAGTTTTAGAGGTGTAA